In the genome of Verrucomicrobium sp., the window CACCCTGGTCATCATCAAGCCGGACAACTTCCGCTTCCCCAGCGGCCGCCCGGGCAACGTCATGGACCTCTTCTCCCGCGCCGGTCTCTACATCGCCGGGGTGAAAGTCCACCGCATGTCCGTGGAGCAGGCGGAGGAATTCTACGGCCCCGTCCGCCAGACCCTGCTCAACCAGCTGCGGGAGCCCACCGCCCAGCGGGCCAAGGAATTGTTGGAATCGGCCCTCTCCTTCTCCGTCGGGCCGGAGACGCTCAAGCAGCTCGGGGAGATCCTGGGCCCCCTGGCCGGGGAGGACCGCTTCCAGACCATCGTCAAGTTCATGGCCGGGCGCGCCCCGCGGGACTGCGCCACCGCGGCGGAAAAGAAGGAGCCCGGCAGCGAGAAGTGCATCGTCCTCATCTACGAGGGGATCGACGCCGTGAAAAAGATCCGCGAGGTCCTGGGGCCCACCGACCCCTCCAAGGCCCCTCCGGGCTCCATCCGGCGGGAGTTCGGCCAGACCATCATGGTCAACGCCGCCCACGCCTCCGACTCGGCGGAAAACGCCCGGCGGGAGATGGAAATCGTCCGCATCCAGGAAAATAATTTTAAAGCATTGATCGACGAGGCGTACGGCTCGTAAGCTGGACGGCTCAATTTTAGAAACCCAAAGACCCCATCGTAATGATTATGGAAGCCGCCTCCCGTCTGCGCAAAATCACCCCCTCCCTGACCCTGTCCATCGACAGCAAGGCCAAGGCCATGAAGGCCGAGGGCATCGACGTCATCAACTTCGGCGCCGGTGAGCCCGATTTCGACACCCCCGACCACATCAAGGCGGCGGCCATGGGCTCCTTGGACGCGGGCTTCACCAAATACACTCCCTCCTCCGGCATCCCGGAGCTGCGCACCGCCATCAGCGAGAAGCTCAAGGCCGACAACAACCTGGACTACAAGCCCTCCCAGATCGTCGTCACCTGCGGCGCCAAGCACGCCTGTTTCAACGCCATCCTGGCCGCCATCGAGCCGGAGGACGAGGTCATCATCCCCGCCCCCTACTGGCTGAGCTACCCGGAAATGGTGAAGATCGCCGGCGGCAGCCCCGTCGTCGTCCAGACCACCGCCGAAAGCGGCTACAAGATCACCCCGGAGCAGTTCGAGGCGGCCATGACCCCCAAGACCCGCCTCATCATCCTCAACAGCCCCGGCAACCCCACCGGCGCCGTCTACACCCGCGACGAGCTGGCCGCCCTGGCGGAAATCGCCCTGGCGGAGGACATCCTCATCCTTTCCGACGAGATCTACGAGAAACTCGTCTATGACGGGGCCAAGCACTTCAGCATCGCCTCCCTGAGCAAGGAAGTCTACGACCTGACCTTCACCGTCAACGGCTTCAGCAAGCCCTACGCGATGACCGGCTGGCGCCTGGGCTACGTCGCCGCCCCCGAGTGGGCCGCCAAGGCGATCGACTCCCTCCAGAGCCAGACCACCTCGAACACCACCTCCTTCGCCCAAAAGGGCGCCCTGGCCGCCTACAAGGGGCCGCAGGACTGCGTCGCGCAGATGGTCACGGAGTACGACGTGCGCCGGAAGATGGTCGTCGAGGCCGCCTCCAAGCTGGGCAAGGTCAGCTGCGTCACCCCGCAGGGCGCCTTCTACGCCCTCTTCAACATCTCCGGCACCGGCCTGAGCTCCACCGCCTTCGCCGAGCGCCTGCTGGAAAAGCAGAAGGTCGCCGTCGTCCCGGGCATCGCCTTCGGCGATGACGAGACCGTCCGCCTCTCCTACGCCACCAGCCGCGAGAACATCGAGAAGGGCCTGAAGCGGATCGCCGAGTTCGTGGCGACCCTCTAACCCTTCCCGGAGTCTCTCCGTGGAAAACCTGGTCATCATCGGCTCCGGCTGCGCGGGGTGGACGGCCGCCGTCTACGCCGCGCGGGCCAACCTGAAGCCGCTCCTGGTCACCGGCGAGCAGCCCGGCGGGCTCCTCACCACCACGACCATCGTCGAGAACTACCCCGGCTTCGCCGAGGGGATCGACGGCAGCGCCCTCATGGAGGCCATGCAGGCCCAGGCCAAGCGCTTCGGCACCCAGGTCCGCTACCTCACCAAGGTGGAGAAGGTCGACTTCTCCGCCCAGCCCTTCCGCCTCACCGTGGACGGGGAGGAAGTCCTGGCCCGCGCCGTCATCATCGCCGTCGGCGCCGGGCACAAGCACCTGGGTGTCCCCGGCGAGCACGAGCTGGAGAACAAAGGCGTCACCTACTGCGCCACCTGCGACGGCGCGCTCCCCATCTTCCGGGACAAGCCCCTGGTCGTCGTCGGCGGCGGCGACTCCGCCTGCGAGGAAGCCCTCTACCTGACCCGCTTCGGCTCGGAGGTTTACCTCGTCCACCGCCGGGACAAGCTGCGCGCCTCCCCCATCATGGCGGAGCGCGCCCTCTCCAACCCCAAGATCAAGCCCGTCTGGAACACCGAGGTGGAGCGCGTCCTGGGCGAGGGCGGCAAGGTTTCCGGCGTCGTCCTGCGCGACCTCTCCGGCCAGACCCGCGAGCTGGCCTGCGCGGGCGTCTTCGTCGCCGTCGGCCACCGGCCGAACACCGCCGTCTTCGAAGGCCAGATCGACCTGGACGAGGGCGGCTACGTCCGCCTGGGCCAGGGCAGCCGGACCAACGTCCCCGGCGTCTTCGCCGCGGGCGACTGCGCCGATCCGGTCTACCGCCAGGCCATCACCGCCGCGGGCATGGGGTGCGCCGCCGCCATCGACGCGGAGCGCTATCTCGCCGGGCTTCCCTAGGCCGGTTTTCGCCATGAAGTGCGACGTCCTCATCGCCGGCTGCGGCTTCGCGGGGGCGGTGCTGGCGGAACGCCTGGCCAGCCAGTGCGGGCTGCGCGTCGTCGTCGCCGACCGGCGCGGCCACATCGGCGGCAACGCCCACGACGCCCCGGACGCCGCGGGGATCCTCCTCCACGTCTACGGCCCCCACTACTTCCGCACCAACGCGCCGCACCTCGTCGACTACCTCTCCCAGTTCACGGAGTGGCACCCCGTCGAATACAAGATCCTCTCCTGGAGCGACGGGCGCTACTGGCAATTCCCGATCAACCTCAACACCTTCGAGCAGCTCATCGGCCGCCCCTCCACCACGGAGGAAATGGAGGCCTGGCTGGCGGAAAAGCGGGTCCCCATCGAAAAGCCCGCCAATTCGGAGGAAGTCATCGTCTCCCAGGTCGGTTGGGAGCTGTACGAGAAATTCTTCCGCAACTACACGCGCAAGCAGTGGCGGCGGGAGCCGAAGGACCTCGACGCCAGCGTCTGCGGCCGCATCCCCGTCCGCACCAACCGGGACGACCGCTACCTCTCGGAAAAATTCCAGGCCCTGCCGAAGGAGGGCTACACCAGGCTCTTCGAGCGGATGCTCAGCCATCCGAACATCGAGGTCCGCCTCCACACCGACTACCGGGATCTCCTGCCCGGCTCCACCCACCGCCACCTGGTCTACACCGGCGCCATCGACGAGTATTACGGCTTCCGCTTCGGCCCGCTCCCGTACCGCTCCCTGCGCTTCGAGCCGGAGACCCTGCCGCAGGAGCAGTTCCAGCCCGCGATGCAGGTCAACTACCCCAACGACCACGACTACACCCGCATCGTCGAAATCAAGCACGCCACCGGGCAGAAGAGCCCGGTGACCACCATCGTCCGCGAATACCCGGACGACTATGGCCCGGGCAAGGAGCCTTACTACCCCATCCCCGCGCCCGACGCGCAGGCGATCTACCGGCGCTACGCCGAGCTGGCCGCGCAGGAGAAGGACGTCAGCTTCGTCGGGCGGCTGGCCAGCTACCGCTACTACAACATGGACCAGGTCGTCGCCCAGGCCTTGACCGAGTTCGAGAAACTGAAGGCGAAGTTCCCCCATGTCCCACCTGCCTCCTGAGAAGGGCTCCTCCTACTGGGGCTCTCCCGCGCAGCCCTACTGGTTCCGGGGCGTCAACCCCAGCGCCGACCTCGTCCTCCTGCGGGACGGCGCCCGGGGGAAGGAAGTCCTCCTCGTCCACCGCGCCCCGACCGCTCCCGCCGAGGCCGGGAAATGGGCGCTTCCCGGCGGCTTCATGGAAAGCGACGCCGCCCGGGGCCATCCCTGGAAGCCGGGCCGCGAAACCGCCCGCCAGGGGGCCGTCCGCGAGACGCGGGAGGAAACCAGCCTCGACGTCTCCGCCTGGATCGAGCGCCTCCGTTGCGTCGGCATCTTCGAAGGGGACGGCCGCGACCCGCGCGACAACGCCGAGGCGTGGGGGAAGAACGTTTCCTACGTCCTCGACATCGGCTCCCATCCCTTGCCGGAACCCGCCGTCCAGGAGGAGACGGACGGGGTGGAATGGGTCCCCCTGGCTCTCCTTTCCGGGCGGGAGCTGGGTTTCGACCACGCCGCGATCATCGCCCGGGGCGTCGCCGTCGCTTCCGGCTTCCTTCCCGCCTGCGACGACCGGGGCGAGCTGTTCAAGGGGCTGGCCTTCCGCCGCAGCGGCCCTCTTCCGGGGGACGAGGGGCGGCAGCCGGTGCGGGAACGCTAGGTCGTGAACACGACCTAGGCACGGCCTTTGCTTTGCTTCGTTCATGGGCCAACCCTACCGGCATCCGGGACCTAATCTGACCGCCGACCTGGTCCTCCTGCGGAACGGCGCGCAAGGCCGCGAAATCCTCCTGGTCCAGCGCTCGGAAAACTCTCCCGCCGAGCCCGGCAAATGGGCCTTGCCCGGCGGCTTCGTCGAGACCGACGCCGCGCGGGGCGAGCCCTGGAAGCCCGGCCTGGAAACGCCCCGCCAGGCCGCCGTCCGGGAAACCAAGGAGGAGACCCGCCTCGACGTGAGCCGGATCGAAGGCGGCCTGAAGCGGATCGGCGTCTTCGAGGGAGGAGGTCGCGATCCGCGCGACAATGCCGAGGCGTGGTCGAAAAGCACCGCCTACGTCCTCGACATCGGCGACACGCCGTTGCCGGAGCCCGAAGGGGCCGACGACGCCGCGCAGGCCAAATGGGTGCCGCTGGCCCGGGCGGTTTCCCTGCCGCTCGCCTTCGACCACCGCCGGATCATCGCGCAGGGCGTCGAGATCGCCGACGGCAAGCGCAGGCCGGAGGAGGAGCTGGAGGCCTGGCGGGGCTTGGATTTTCGGCGCGGCGCTCCTCTCATCCAGGCGGCATCGACGGATCGGGAAATCGGGAAGTAGCCTTGTCTAAGGGCCCGCCTCTTCTAACCTGAAAGGGTGACGCTCCGCCTCCTCCTTGCGGTTTTTCTTTCCCTCTCCACCCTGGCCTCCGCCCAGGCCATTTCCTCCAAACCCGGCCACTCCCGCCATGCCGAGGCCGTCCTCCTGGCCGAGCCCGCCGGAAAGGATGCCTGGACCGTCGCTCTGCGGCTTACGACGACTCCCGGCTGGCATACCTACTGGCGCAATCCGGGGGACGCGGGGTTGGCCACCTCGATCGAGTGGAAGCTCCCCTCCGGTTGGAGCGCCGGGCCGATCGAATGGCCGGTGCCGCAGCTGATCTCCCTGCCTCCCCTCATGAGCTACGGCTATGAGGGAGAGGCCTGGCTCCTCACCGAGGTGAAGGCGTCCGGCCCCGGCGCGCTCCACGCGACGGTCCGCTGGCTGGAATGTTCCGCCGACACCTGCATCCCGGCCTCGGCCGACTTCACGCTCGCGCTCCCTGCGGCCGCCGCGCCGGGGAAGGACCCCCGCATCGCCGCCGCCCGCGCGGCGCTGCCGCAGCCGTGGCCCGGCACGGCGGCGGTGAAGGCGGAGGGCGACGCCGATGTGGTCGAGCTTTCCGGCGGGCCGAGCCTCGGCACGCTCCGCGCCCGCTTCCTGCCGTTCGACTCCGGCCTGATCGACAACGCCGCGCCGCAGCTCTCCGTCCACGCCTCCGGCGGCGGCACCTGGCGGGTGAAGCGGGACGCCAACGCCCCCGCGCTGAAGCCCGGCGCGACGGTCGACGGCCTGCTGGCCGGGATCGACGAGGCGGCGGGCAAGCCCGTCGGCTGGCAGGTCGCCCTCCGCGTCGCGGAGGTACCCGCCCCGTCCTCCGCCTCCGGCTTTTCCTGGCTCCTGGTTTTCGGCGCGTTCGCGGGCGGCCTGCTCCTCAACCTCATGCCCTGCGTGCTGCCGGTCCTGGCGCTCAAGGTCCTTTCCCTGACGCGCTCCGGCGCGGGGAAGCGGGAGGGCCTTCTCTTCACCCTGGGCGTCCTCGTCTCCTTCTGGGGCCTGGCGGGGCTTCTCCTGGCCCTGCGGGCCACGGGGGAAAAGATCGGCTGGGGCTTCCAGCTTCAGTCGCCTTCCTTCGTCATCCTCATGGCGGCGCTTTTCCTCCTCATCGCGCTGAACCTCTTCGGCCTCTTCGAGGTCGGCCTGATGGCCTCCGGCGCGGCCGGGCGCGCGTCGGGCCGGGGAGGGGCGTTTTGGAGCGGCGTGCTGGCCGTCCTGGTCGCCAGCCCGTGCACGGCGCCTTTCATGGGCTCGGC includes:
- a CDS encoding nucleoside-diphosphate kinase, which produces MARELTYVAVNPYTIYKSRTGGILSRLLTRTALDLVGAVMIAPDQAFVDAYAETIVTDKDPARRAYQEQIRDYVKRNYAPDASGRPNRIMVLLFEGEDAVRKTLEAVGSLRGKSGQGGETIRDTYGDLIANPDGTLRYFEPAVLVAPTAEDAQKQLRLMAKHVAAKGPLLENATPTAGQPGHQRTLVIIKPDNFRFPSGRPGNVMDLFSRAGLYIAGVKVHRMSVEQAEEFYGPVRQTLLNQLREPTAQRAKELLESALSFSVGPETLKQLGEILGPLAGEDRFQTIVKFMAGRAPRDCATAAEKKEPGSEKCIVLIYEGIDAVKKIREVLGPTDPSKAPPGSIRREFGQTIMVNAAHASDSAENARREMEIVRIQENNFKALIDEAYGS
- a CDS encoding pyridoxal phosphate-dependent aminotransferase, which codes for MEAASRLRKITPSLTLSIDSKAKAMKAEGIDVINFGAGEPDFDTPDHIKAAAMGSLDAGFTKYTPSSGIPELRTAISEKLKADNNLDYKPSQIVVTCGAKHACFNAILAAIEPEDEVIIPAPYWLSYPEMVKIAGGSPVVVQTTAESGYKITPEQFEAAMTPKTRLIILNSPGNPTGAVYTRDELAALAEIALAEDILILSDEIYEKLVYDGAKHFSIASLSKEVYDLTFTVNGFSKPYAMTGWRLGYVAAPEWAAKAIDSLQSQTTSNTTSFAQKGALAAYKGPQDCVAQMVTEYDVRRKMVVEAASKLGKVSCVTPQGAFYALFNISGTGLSSTAFAERLLEKQKVAVVPGIAFGDDETVRLSYATSRENIEKGLKRIAEFVATL
- the trxB gene encoding thioredoxin-disulfide reductase is translated as MENLVIIGSGCAGWTAAVYAARANLKPLLVTGEQPGGLLTTTTIVENYPGFAEGIDGSALMEAMQAQAKRFGTQVRYLTKVEKVDFSAQPFRLTVDGEEVLARAVIIAVGAGHKHLGVPGEHELENKGVTYCATCDGALPIFRDKPLVVVGGGDSACEEALYLTRFGSEVYLVHRRDKLRASPIMAERALSNPKIKPVWNTEVERVLGEGGKVSGVVLRDLSGQTRELACAGVFVAVGHRPNTAVFEGQIDLDEGGYVRLGQGSRTNVPGVFAAGDCADPVYRQAITAAGMGCAAAIDAERYLAGLP
- the glf gene encoding UDP-galactopyranose mutase, which gives rise to MKCDVLIAGCGFAGAVLAERLASQCGLRVVVADRRGHIGGNAHDAPDAAGILLHVYGPHYFRTNAPHLVDYLSQFTEWHPVEYKILSWSDGRYWQFPINLNTFEQLIGRPSTTEEMEAWLAEKRVPIEKPANSEEVIVSQVGWELYEKFFRNYTRKQWRREPKDLDASVCGRIPVRTNRDDRYLSEKFQALPKEGYTRLFERMLSHPNIEVRLHTDYRDLLPGSTHRHLVYTGAIDEYYGFRFGPLPYRSLRFEPETLPQEQFQPAMQVNYPNDHDYTRIVEIKHATGQKSPVTTIVREYPDDYGPGKEPYYPIPAPDAQAIYRRYAELAAQEKDVSFVGRLASYRYYNMDQVVAQALTEFEKLKAKFPHVPPAS
- a CDS encoding NUDIX domain-containing protein, whose translation is MSHLPPEKGSSYWGSPAQPYWFRGVNPSADLVLLRDGARGKEVLLVHRAPTAPAEAGKWALPGGFMESDAARGHPWKPGRETARQGAVRETREETSLDVSAWIERLRCVGIFEGDGRDPRDNAEAWGKNVSYVLDIGSHPLPEPAVQEETDGVEWVPLALLSGRELGFDHAAIIARGVAVASGFLPACDDRGELFKGLAFRRSGPLPGDEGRQPVRER
- a CDS encoding NUDIX hydrolase, whose translation is MGQPYRHPGPNLTADLVLLRNGAQGREILLVQRSENSPAEPGKWALPGGFVETDAARGEPWKPGLETPRQAAVRETKEETRLDVSRIEGGLKRIGVFEGGGRDPRDNAEAWSKSTAYVLDIGDTPLPEPEGADDAAQAKWVPLARAVSLPLAFDHRRIIAQGVEIADGKRRPEEELEAWRGLDFRRGAPLIQAASTDREIGK
- a CDS encoding protein-disulfide reductase DsbD family protein gives rise to the protein MTLRLLLAVFLSLSTLASAQAISSKPGHSRHAEAVLLAEPAGKDAWTVALRLTTTPGWHTYWRNPGDAGLATSIEWKLPSGWSAGPIEWPVPQLISLPPLMSYGYEGEAWLLTEVKASGPGALHATVRWLECSADTCIPASADFTLALPAAAAPGKDPRIAAARAALPQPWPGTAAVKAEGDADVVELSGGPSLGTLRARFLPFDSGLIDNAAPQLSVHASGGGTWRVKRDANAPALKPGATVDGLLAGIDEAAGKPVGWQVALRVAEVPAPSSASGFSWLLVFGAFAGGLLLNLMPCVLPVLALKVLSLTRSGAGKREGLLFTLGVLVSFWGLAGLLLALRATGEKIGWGFQLQSPSFVILMAALFLLIALNLFGLFEVGLMASGAAGRASGRGGAFWSGVLAVLVASPCTAPFMGSALGVALTASPWVALVLFTSLGLGLAAPYLVLAANPAWLRFVPKPGPWMERLRQFLGFPMLAAALWLVWVDAAQVGLAGGFLLLAALLVLSLAAWLYGLSLQPGRPGAKAFLSIAAVVLAGAALTVAMARQEPQAAAASGQGAWEHFTPDRLAALRAEGKPVFVDFTATWCLSCQVNRRIALEDAAVRRKFQEKGVALLEADWTSRDPGVTAALAGFGRQSVPLYVLYVPGEEPRVLPQLLTPGLVLKALDALPAR